Proteins from one Syntrophaceae bacterium genomic window:
- a CDS encoding phosphoenolpyruvate carboxykinase, producing MNIFTNATRRIFEEARRDGRLLEGRSLSEIKDIAMRQEDVVRTSYGSLASDSEPMNRSAPHTKNSVDDAFGEEENALAEQAVSCLRTERIVSLDVFVGDGRDGVSCRFLIPEPFTQIAYGLKLLFDDSPTPRQVEDPTYTILFFTDEAFRLNRCRKLLDKDLTVRLMMGSRRGEQVKICRNTMYLGEGKKGVFHFENWRVKAIDRTGVFLHAGARRDMLWVFCPETDRPELTEVVTAVSGLTATGKTTTLCRSFARLPRESSEMIGDDGGTFSHDGGYEAFEMGGLYVKTEGLDESQPEILRAAESRDAFLENVAITKYPYTPDFRDTSKTGNGRAIVTRANLEIASPGLRADRIHNIIILTRNPLANALSRLTPEQAVMQFLYGESIESSGGNPEEAGKFKREIFLDPFLTGNRLEHALLFYEILMKNPVRCYLANTGTIGAFERKVTLRQSLASYNDLVRRQIRFSSDADVLGYSYPIQCDRANLDMMVASRLYEDPAVLRKKVEDFFRGRQAFLEEFEGAYGRIPESIRESLPYALED from the coding sequence ATGAACATTTTCACAAATGCGACCCGGCGGATTTTCGAAGAAGCCCGGAGGGACGGACGGCTACTGGAGGGCCGTTCCCTCTCCGAGATCAAGGATATCGCGATGCGTCAGGAGGACGTCGTCCGCACGTCCTACGGCTCCCTGGCCTCCGATTCGGAGCCCATGAACCGGTCGGCCCCGCACACGAAGAACAGCGTCGACGACGCCTTCGGAGAGGAGGAAAACGCCCTGGCGGAGCAGGCGGTCTCGTGCCTCCGGACGGAGCGGATCGTCTCCCTGGACGTATTCGTCGGCGACGGCCGGGACGGGGTGTCCTGCCGTTTCCTGATCCCGGAGCCCTTTACCCAGATCGCCTACGGCCTGAAGCTCCTCTTCGACGACTCCCCGACACCGCGGCAGGTGGAGGATCCGACCTACACAATCCTCTTTTTCACCGACGAGGCCTTCCGGCTCAACCGCTGCCGGAAGCTCCTCGACAAGGACCTGACGGTCCGCCTGATGATGGGAAGCCGCCGGGGGGAGCAGGTCAAGATCTGCCGCAATACCATGTACCTTGGAGAGGGAAAGAAAGGCGTGTTCCATTTCGAGAACTGGCGCGTCAAGGCCATCGACCGGACGGGCGTTTTCCTTCACGCCGGGGCGCGCCGGGACATGCTGTGGGTCTTCTGCCCCGAGACGGACCGGCCGGAGCTGACGGAGGTCGTCACCGCCGTGTCCGGCCTCACCGCCACGGGAAAAACCACCACCCTCTGCCGCTCCTTCGCCCGCCTGCCCCGGGAGTCTTCGGAGATGATCGGCGATGACGGCGGGACCTTCAGTCACGACGGCGGTTACGAGGCCTTCGAGATGGGCGGGCTCTACGTGAAGACGGAAGGCCTTGACGAAAGCCAGCCGGAGATCCTCCGGGCCGCCGAGTCCCGGGACGCCTTCCTGGAAAACGTGGCCATCACGAAATATCCCTACACTCCCGATTTCCGGGATACGTCCAAGACGGGCAACGGCCGGGCCATCGTCACCCGGGCCAACCTGGAGATCGCCAGTCCCGGTCTCCGGGCGGACCGGATCCACAACATCATCATCCTGACCCGGAATCCCCTCGCCAACGCCCTCTCCCGCCTCACCCCCGAGCAGGCGGTCATGCAGTTTCTCTACGGCGAGTCGATCGAATCGAGCGGCGGCAATCCCGAGGAAGCGGGCAAGTTCAAGCGGGAGATCTTTCTCGACCCTTTCCTGACGGGAAACCGGCTGGAACACGCCTTGCTCTTCTACGAAATCCTGATGAAGAACCCCGTCCGGTGTTACCTGGCCAACACGGGCACCATCGGCGCCTTCGAGCGGAAGGTCACCCTCCGCCAGTCCCTGGCGTCCTACAACGACCTGGTGCGCCGCCAGATCCGCTTCAGTTCCGATGCGGACGTTCTGGGATATTCCTACCCCATCCAGTGCGACCGGGCGAACCTGGACATGATGGTCGCCTCCAGGCTGTACGAAGATCCGGCGGTATTGAGAAAGAAGGTTGAGGATTTCTTCCGGGGACGGCAGGCCTTCCTGGAGGAGTTCGAGGGAGCCTACGGCCGGATCCCGGAAAGTATCCGGGAATCGCTGCCTTATGCGCTGGAGGATTGA
- the rlmN gene encoding 23S rRNA (adenine(2503)-C(2))-methyltransferase RlmN, giving the protein MEKPNLRDMTLDELEAFIAGMGKERYRARQIMKWMYNTPAASFGEMTTLSRPFREQMEVQASLDQPEIAGEQVSRDGTKKILFRLRDGRFIESVLIPGKNHWTACVSTQAGCAMGCRFCLTGKTGLGRDLRPSEITGQLTRLKFFTPEGPDVKNIVLMGMGEPLANYGNTIKALKNLTSDHGLGFSTRKITVSTCGLPPQIVRLGEELCVNLAVSLNAPDDRRRDELMPVNRKYPLDVLLKACRDYPMPGRRMLTFEYILIGGVNDAPADAEMLARLLRGLRCKINLIAFNEFPGSPYRSPSEEAVQTFRDILIRRHYTAILRASKGSDILAACGQLSGRAADEGGPPPSQSSSA; this is encoded by the coding sequence ATGGAAAAGCCGAATCTCCGGGACATGACGCTGGACGAGCTGGAGGCCTTCATCGCCGGGATGGGGAAGGAGCGCTACCGGGCCCGCCAGATCATGAAGTGGATGTACAACACGCCGGCGGCGTCCTTCGGCGAGATGACCACCCTGTCGCGTCCGTTCCGGGAGCAGATGGAGGTTCAGGCCTCCCTGGACCAGCCGGAGATCGCCGGCGAGCAGGTCTCCCGGGACGGGACGAAAAAAATCCTCTTCCGGCTTCGGGACGGGCGGTTCATCGAGAGCGTCCTGATCCCGGGAAAGAACCACTGGACCGCCTGCGTGTCCACCCAGGCGGGCTGCGCCATGGGCTGCCGGTTCTGTCTGACGGGGAAGACGGGGCTTGGGCGCGATCTCCGGCCGTCGGAGATCACGGGGCAGTTGACGCGCCTGAAGTTTTTCACTCCCGAGGGGCCGGACGTGAAAAACATCGTCCTCATGGGAATGGGAGAGCCCCTCGCCAACTACGGGAACACGATCAAGGCCCTGAAAAACCTGACCTCCGATCACGGGCTGGGATTCTCAACCCGGAAAATCACGGTGTCCACCTGCGGCCTGCCGCCCCAGATCGTCCGGCTCGGGGAAGAACTCTGCGTGAACCTTGCCGTCTCGCTGAACGCGCCGGACGACCGGCGCCGTGATGAGTTGATGCCAGTAAACCGGAAGTACCCCCTGGATGTTCTCCTCAAGGCGTGCCGCGACTATCCCATGCCGGGGCGGCGGATGCTGACCTTCGAATACATCCTCATCGGCGGTGTCAACGATGCACCGGCCGACGCGGAGATGCTTGCCCGGCTTCTCCGGGGGCTCCGCTGCAAAATCAACCTGATCGCCTTCAATGAATTCCCCGGCTCCCCCTATCGAAGCCCCTCGGAAGAGGCGGTGCAGACCTTCCGGGACATCCTCATCCGCCGGCATTACACGGCTATCCTCCGGGCCAGCAAGGGAAGCGACATCCTCGCCGCCTGCGGCCAGCTGAGCGGCCGGGCGGCGGACGAGGGCGGACCTCCGCCTTCTCAATCCTCCAGCGCATAA
- a CDS encoding 4Fe-4S binding protein, with amino-acid sequence MKPFLSFLSRLPMKPSTRDFLREAETVPGFGFLDFVHGYVYGRWPALYVGIATGCHPLARTLGPPARWLLDQYERAARSPGAGARENGSPRARGGFADVYHGKVMPLEGASRLVSVRREVRLAGLESVVPYLVARDLILREPDRIVALECPCRAYRADPCKPLDVCLVVGEPFASFAREHNPRKSRWINQEEAASILKAEHQRGHVHHAFFKDAMLDRFYAICNCCSCCCGAMGAYRDGSPMLASSGYVCRIDEGLCAGCGTCVGTCPFRAISLDGEAAVIDPVSCMGCGVCVDGCPTGALALVRDFSRSDPLEIP; translated from the coding sequence ATGAAACCGTTTCTCTCTTTCCTTTCCAGACTGCCGATGAAGCCGTCCACCCGGGACTTTCTCCGGGAAGCGGAAACGGTGCCGGGCTTCGGGTTCCTGGACTTCGTTCATGGATACGTCTACGGCCGCTGGCCCGCTCTGTACGTTGGCATTGCAACGGGGTGCCATCCCCTGGCCCGGACACTCGGTCCGCCCGCCCGGTGGCTTCTCGATCAGTATGAGCGGGCCGCCCGGAGCCCGGGCGCCGGCGCCCGGGAAAACGGCAGTCCCCGGGCCAGGGGAGGCTTTGCCGACGTGTATCACGGCAAGGTGATGCCGCTGGAGGGCGCGTCCCGCCTCGTGTCCGTCCGGCGGGAGGTTCGCCTTGCAGGTCTGGAATCGGTCGTTCCCTATCTCGTGGCCCGTGATCTGATCCTCCGGGAGCCCGACCGGATCGTCGCCCTTGAGTGCCCCTGCCGGGCCTATCGTGCCGACCCGTGCAAACCCCTGGACGTTTGCCTCGTTGTCGGGGAGCCCTTTGCCTCCTTCGCCCGGGAGCACAACCCGCGGAAGAGCCGCTGGATCAATCAGGAGGAAGCGGCATCGATCCTGAAGGCGGAGCACCAGCGGGGGCACGTTCACCACGCCTTCTTCAAGGACGCCATGCTGGACCGCTTCTATGCCATCTGCAACTGCTGCTCCTGCTGCTGCGGAGCCATGGGGGCCTACAGGGACGGGAGCCCTATGCTGGCCTCCTCCGGGTATGTTTGCAGGATCGACGAGGGACTCTGCGCCGGATGCGGGACCTGCGTCGGAACCTGTCCCTTCCGAGCGATTAGCCTGGACGGCGAAGCCGCCGTTATCGATCCGGTCTCCTGCAT